In Manis pentadactyla isolate mManPen7 chromosome 11, mManPen7.hap1, whole genome shotgun sequence, one DNA window encodes the following:
- the LOC118927944 gene encoding uncharacterized protein LOC118927944 yields the protein MTKPEEPLTTYYSMKQGNFKTEDEKAVVRRALAAEESSLPVSPAPSYAALARSRRSRIPRLWAESPLCHPCASPPRGPHLGHSSGQIFPFFYFGSCRPGQGSFARETAPSLSRGRARQRQAPPPCSYDLPHLLLAPALPSCVPSFLTPPTPLGPNDRPGGEPESSGVRSLLRSGPCSSRAGTQDLCLHDWAELFPALTRRPGALAGPGEGFPAQAAAGGNEARLPQAGHSGPAGGAASMPRGELFLSSARREDLAARSHFSERLIRDPDWVSETWTGGDERGEGSED from the exons ATGACCAAACCAGAAGAGCCTTTAACTACTTACTATTCAATGAAACAGGGAAACTTCAAGACAGAAGACGA GAAAGCTGTTGTGAGGAGAGCTTTGGCGGCCGAAGAAAGCTCCCTTCCCGTGAGTCCCGCTCCCAGCTACGCGGCGCTAGCGAGGTCGCGCAGGTCAAGGATTCCTAGGCTGTGGGCCGAGAGTCCGCTCTGCCATCCATGCGCCTCCCCGCCGCGCGGCCCTCACCTTGGGCACTCTTCCGggcaaatttttccttttttttatttcggTTCCTGTCGGCCAGGCCAAGGATCCTTTGCCAGGGAGACAGCGCCCTCTCTCTCCCGCGGCCGCGCCCGCCAGCGGCAAGCGCCCCCTCCCTGCTCTTATGACCTCCCGCACCTCCTTctggcccctgccctccccagctgCGTCCCCTCCTTCCTCACACCGCCTACCCCGCTTGGCCCCAATGACCGCCCGGGGGGAGAACCCGAGAGCAGCGGGGTGCGAAGCTTGCTCAGGTCTGGCCCCTGCTCCAGCCGGGCTGGAACGCAGGACCTCTGTCTGCACGACTGGGCGGAGCTGTTCCCGGCGCTGACGCGGCGCCCAGGAGCCCTGGCGGGTCCCGGGGAGGGGTTCCCGGCGCAGGCCGCAGCTGGGGGGAATGAGGCCCGGCTCCCCCAGGCTGGGCACAGCGGACCAGCGGGCGGGGCCGCGAGTATGCCTCGCGGCGAGCTCTTCCTCTCGTCCGCGCGCCGCGAGGACTTGGCCGCGCGCTCTCACTTCTCAGAGAGGCTGATCCGGGACCCTGACTGGGTCAGCGAAACGTGGACCGGGGGTGATGAGAGGGGTGAAGG CTCAGAGGACTGA